A region from the Benincasa hispida cultivar B227 chromosome 8, ASM972705v1, whole genome shotgun sequence genome encodes:
- the LOC120082463 gene encoding cysteine-rich receptor-like protein kinase 25, protein MLNAMSSQKSLSNMQKFLVLLFFLSFLFIHGSPEVLSSPYRYCSNNTFSPNSTYLSNLKTLFSLLSSNSSRGLYHKSSAPPAYADFQCRGDLNATACRDCVATATSNSSQQYCPLSVGAVLWFDECFLRYSNRSFFSVVMEQPSLILINGDAIEEDVHGFDQIVGSALNDTVANASSRKGDLKFATKEARFGNVTVYTLAQCTGDLSNSNCRKCLTNAVTNFPDCCSGKKGGRILFPSCTFRYELYPFYGGVSPSSVSIPPASAPAVPSPPESSSPPADSMSAPPPPSLSSSPSAPAPSTAAPPLLSGKRRATVAMAMGIVVAGYFL, encoded by the exons ATGTTAAATGCAATGAGCAGCCAGAAAAGTCTCTCCAATATGCAGAAATTTCTAgtccttctcttcttcctcaGCTTCCTCTTCATCCATGGCAGCCCAGAAGTGCTTTCGAGCCCTTACCGTTACTGCTCCAACAATACCTTCTCACCAAACTCCACCTACCTTTCCAATCTCAAAACCctcttttcccttctttcttCCAATTCTTCTCGCGGTCTGTACCACAAATCTTCCGCTCCCCCTGCTTACGCCGACTTCCAGTGTCGGGGGGATCTCAACGCCACCGCCTGCCGAGACTGCGTCGCCACAGCCACCTCCAATTCCTCCCAGCAATACTGCCCCCTTAGCGTAGGGGCGGTCCTTTGGTTCGACGAGTGCTTTTTGCGCTATTCCAATCGATCTTTCTTCTCCGTCGTGATGGAGCAGCCGTCGTTGATTTTGATCAACGGCGATGCTATTGAGGAGGACGTTCATGGGTTTGACCAAATTGTGGGTTCTGCGTTGAACGATACGGTGGCCAATGCTTCTTCCCGGAAAGGGGATTTGAAATTTGCAACCAAGGAAGCGAGATTCGGAAACGTGACGGTTTATACTCTGGCACAGTGTACTGGGGATTTGTCCAATTCAAATTGTAGGAAATGTTTGACAAATGCTGTTACAAATTTCCCTGATTGTTGTAGTGGTAAAAAGGGCGGTAGAATTTTGTTTCCCAGTTGTACCTTCCGTTACGAGCTTTATCCGTTTTACGGCGGCGTTTCCCCCTCCTCTGTTTCAATTCCCCCGGCATCTGCCCCTGCAGTGCCTTCTCCACCGGAATCTTCCTCCCCTCCGGCGGATTCAATGTCAGCTCCGCCTCCTCCGTCGTTATCCTCCTCTCCCTCCGCACCGGCACCCTCTACGGCCGCTCCTCCACTACTTTCAG GAAAACGGAGAGCGACAGTGGCCATGGCGATGGGCATCGTTGTTGCAGGCTATTTTCTGTGA
- the LOC120084114 gene encoding cysteine-rich repeat secretory protein 1-like, whose amino-acid sequence MQYFVLFLFFFFLFSFPVHGSSDGNKIPFRYCSNATFSPNSTYLSNLKILFSALSSNSSTKLYHNSSAGRPPNPTAYGDFQCCGDLDVTACRQCVAAATANSSQVFCPLSVEAVIWLDKCVLRYCNRSFFSVMEDSPSVNTCNVFYVGNGKDVVEAFEKVVITALNATAKKASSMSGALKFATEEVNFKDATVYMLAECSGDLSDFNCGKCLRPALQDLQYYCSGKTGGTIVS is encoded by the coding sequence ATGCAGTATTTTGTGTTGTTCctgttctttttcttcctctttagCTTCCCTGTCCATGGAAGCTCTGATGGCAATAAAATTCCCTTCCGTTACTGTTCCAATGCCACCTTCTCACCAAATTCCACCTACCTTTCCAATCTCAAAATCCTCTTTTCGGCTCTTTCATCCAATTCTTCTACCAAATTATATCACAATTCTTCCGCCGGCCGGCCCCCAAATCCCACCGCTTATGGCGACTTCCAATGCTGTGGGGATCTCGACGTCACCGCCTGCCGACAGTGCGTGGCCGCTGCCACCGCCAATTCATCGCAGGTTTTTTGCCCACTTAGTGTTGAGGCAGTTATTTGGTTGGACAAGTGTGTTTTGCGGTATTGCAATCGATCTTTCTTCTCCGTCATGGAAGATAGTCCGTCGGTTAATACGTGCAATGTTTTTTATGTTGGGAATGGGAAGGATGTGGTGGAAGCGTTTGAGAAAGTTGTCATCACAGCATTGAACGCCACTGCAAAGAAGGCTTCATCCATGAGTGGGGCTTTGAAATTTGCGACCGAGGAAGTGAATTTCAAAGATGCAACGGTTTACATGTTGGCAGAGTGTAGTGGGGATTTGTCCGATTTTAACTGTGGGAAATGCTTGAGACCTGCCCTTCAAGATTTGCAGTATTATTGTAGTGGAAAAACGGGAGGTACAATTGTCTCCTAG